The Novosphingobium sp. P6W DNA window TTCAGGCTCAATCGTCGACCGGATCGACACATTGCTGGACGGCGCCTCGGCGACTTATGGCTCGGACGCGATCGCCGGCGTCATCAACGTGCTGACCAAGCGCCAGATCACCGGACTGCACCTCGATGGTTCACTCGGCATTTCACAGCGCGGCGACGCTGGCGAGCAGCGCCTGAATGCCACTTACGGCTACGGTGATCTCGACGAGCAGGGATTCAACGTCTACGCCAACGTCGAGTACCAGCATAACGACTCCCTGTTCCTGCGTGACCGGGGCGCGCCGTTCAACACAGCAGATCAAAGCACCATCTGCGGAACTGCCGCACAGGGCTGCCTTACCAATAGCGTACGCAATGGCATCCAGGCTGACGGCAGCTACAATGGCTTCCAGTCGACGATTATCAACTACGTGCGCCCTTACAATGCGGACGGCACTGCCGCGGGCAACTACCAGATGCTCAATCCTTCGGCCGGATGCGGTCGCCTGAATTCGGTCACATTGACGCCCGAGCAGCAGGCTGTCACCGCGGGGACGCCGTCGGTCGTCTGCCAGCAGGACCTGGTGAACGACTACAGCATGTATAACGCTGCAATAACGCGCAAGGGCGCGACCCTGCGCGCAACCGCCAAGGTTGGCGCAGACGCCGAAGCGTTCTTCATGTTCAACTACTACAATGTGAAAACTTCGAACACGACGAGCAACGCCGGTTGGGTAGGACAGACCGCCGCAGGCGGCCAGCAAGTATCTCTCTCGCAGATTTTCCTGCCCACCTATGTCTGCGGCGCTGGCACGTCCTCGATCGTTGGCGGCATCCTGACCGCAAAGGGCTGTAATGCCTCCAACGGGACACTTAACCCCAACAACCCATTCGCTGCCCAAGGCCAACTCGCGCGCTTGGTGGGCCTGCCCGATACGCCGCGCCAGACGTTTACGGATGCCAAGACCTATCGCGCGTCGGCGGGCATCAATGGCACCGTCGGCGACGGTTGGCATTACACGCTGGGCGCCACAGCCTCGGAGGTCACGCTCGACGTCAAGAATACCGGTTATATCTACCTTCAGGGCCTGATGGACGCCATTGCCCAGGGTACCTACAACTTCGTCGACCCGTCGAAAAACTCGGCCGCCGCGAACCAGATCATCTTCCCCGACCAGGTGAAGCGCTCGACGTCCAAGCTTGCACAGGTGATCGGTTCGGTCGACAAGGACCTCTTCGAACTCCCCGGCGGCCGCCTCAACGTGGCTGTCGCGGGCCAGTATCGCTACGAGTCTATCAACAATCCAAGTTCCAACGCGCCCAATAATGAAGACCCCTACGCACGTTATTACGGCATCAACGCCGTCGGCGTGAAGGGCAATCGCGACATTTGGTCGGCGTCCTACGAAATCTCGGTCCCGGTTCTCGAGGAGCTGCGCTTCAAGGCCGACGGTTCATATGATCACTACTCGACCGGCCAAAAGAACTTCTCGCCCAAGTTCGAAGCCGAGTTCAAGCCGATCGAGCAAGTCAAATTGAGAGGCACCTTCTCGAAGGGCTTCCGAGCGCCGAACCTCAATGAATCGTTCCAGTTGCCCGCGACGGGATATACCAGCGCACAAATCAATTGTGACAGTCAGATTTACAAGGCGTTCTGTGCCGCGCACGCCAACAATCCGAACTACTATGCCGGCACCTACTCGCCCGGAATCACTTCCTCGGGCAATTCCGAACTGAAACCTGAAAAATCTACGTCCTATACCTTCGGCCTCGTATTGCAGCCGACCCGTAACGTGACGCTGACGGTCGACTATTGGCGTACAAAAATCAGGAATGTCATCACTGCCGCCTCGGCGACGGAAGACCTGTTCGCGCAGTACTACGGCAACAACGGCGTCGTGAATATTCCGGGCGTGACCGTTACTCCCGGCCAGGCTGATCCGGAGAACCCCAACGCGCTTCCTTTGCTGGGCCAGATCATCAGTTCGTTCAAGAATGCCAACTCGATGCTTGGCAAGGGCATCGATGTGTCCGCAGATGGCCAGTTTGATCTTTCCAGTTCGCTCTCACTGCATACCAAGGCTACGGCCTCCTACCTCGTTCGCCTGGAGCAGACCAACGAGGACGGTTCCGTCTGGCGTTATGATGGATCGCTTGGCGGGTGCAACCTGACCTCCTGTTCCGGAGCCCCGCGTTTGCGCCTTGCTTGGCAAAATACGCTCGACTTCAGCGATCGCGCCAGCCTCACGTTGACTGCAAATTACACGAGCGGGTACTCAAGCACGTCTGCCGACGCTGGCGGCACCTACAA harbors:
- a CDS encoding TonB-dependent siderophore receptor, which produces MINSVHKAALYGATSLTALALLCGQAHAQETANPESSTTAPEDNTIVVTGSITRNPAAATASPVVSINSDDLAKRGITTVADALQTLTANNAGTIPASWSAQGFTTGASAPSLRGFNNAYTLTLFDGMRTAYYPLADDTQRNIVDINSVSGSIVDRIDTLLDGASATYGSDAIAGVINVLTKRQITGLHLDGSLGISQRGDAGEQRLNATYGYGDLDEQGFNVYANVEYQHNDSLFLRDRGAPFNTADQSTICGTAAQGCLTNSVRNGIQADGSYNGFQSTIINYVRPYNADGTAAGNYQMLNPSAGCGRLNSVTLTPEQQAVTAGTPSVVCQQDLVNDYSMYNAAITRKGATLRATAKVGADAEAFFMFNYYNVKTSNTTSNAGWVGQTAAGGQQVSLSQIFLPTYVCGAGTSSIVGGILTAKGCNASNGTLNPNNPFAAQGQLARLVGLPDTPRQTFTDAKTYRASAGINGTVGDGWHYTLGATASEVTLDVKNTGYIYLQGLMDAIAQGTYNFVDPSKNSAAANQIIFPDQVKRSTSKLAQVIGSVDKDLFELPGGRLNVAVAGQYRYESINNPSSNAPNNEDPYARYYGINAVGVKGNRDIWSASYEISVPVLEELRFKADGSYDHYSTGQKNFSPKFEAEFKPIEQVKLRGTFSKGFRAPNLNESFQLPATGYTSAQINCDSQIYKAFCAAHANNPNYYAGTYSPGITSSGNSELKPEKSTSYTFGLVLQPTRNVTLTVDYWRTKIRNVITAASATEDLFAQYYGNNGVVNIPGVTVTPGQADPENPNALPLLGQIISSFKNANSMLGKGIDVSADGQFDLSSSLSLHTKATASYLVRLEQTNEDGSVWRYDGSLGGCNLTSCSGAPRLRLAWQNTLDFSDRASLTLTANYTSGYSSTSADAGGTYKDCAASGESGQLITFPGDGTPGSAAPVQCHAKGVFDLDGHGEVKVADKFKLYFDVLNILDGKAHYDPNAAYGLYKFNPAWSDRLFIGRYMRVGAKVDF